A genomic region of Mesobacillus jeotgali contains the following coding sequences:
- a CDS encoding NIPSNAP family protein has translation MFYRRKFYIVKNDFVKPFNKLFTEINMPNQLKHGARLTGRWMLPHDETTTEIFAIWEYDSYEDYLEIEYHVRSDQEHLHRIKNWYEENGGKEYVQKQYFVEVRNEKLYSTIDNSKSGGDCQTPTTVGGPDSEVAL, from the coding sequence TTGTTTTATCGGCGGAAATTCTACATAGTAAAAAATGATTTTGTAAAACCCTTCAATAAGCTTTTTACTGAGATAAACATGCCAAATCAGCTGAAGCACGGAGCCAGATTGACAGGAAGATGGATGCTGCCACATGACGAGACAACGACAGAAATATTTGCGATCTGGGAATATGACAGCTATGAGGATTATCTAGAAATAGAATATCATGTTAGAAGTGATCAGGAACATCTGCATCGCATTAAAAATTGGTACGAAGAGAATGGCGGGAAGGAGTATGTACAAAAACAATACTTTGTGGAAGTTAGGAATGAAAAGTTATATTCGACAATAGACAATTCGAAAAGCGGAGGCGACTGCCAAACTCCGACAACCGTTGGAGGCCCTGACAGTGAAGTCGCTCTTTGA
- the ptsG gene encoding glucose-specific PTS transporter subunit IIBC produces the protein MFKKAFGVLQKVGKALMLPVALLPAAGILLALGAALRNPALLELAPFLDNSGVDMVAAVMQKAGDVVFGNLPLLFAVGVAVGLAGGEGVAGLAAIIGYLIMNVTMGTVLQITPEDVNGLNYQNILGIPTLQTGVFGGIIVGIIAAALYNKFFEIELPSYLGFFAGKRFVPIITAGTAILLGLAMLVIWPPIQNGLNAFSQNMVHANLTLSAFIFGVVERSLIPFGLHHIFYSPFWYEFGQYTTLAGDVVRGDQRIFMAQIADNVQDLTSGTFMTGKFPFMMFGLPAAALAIYHEARPERKVVVGGLMVSAALTSFLTGITEPLEFSFLFVAPVLFGVHAIFAGLSFMTMHLLDVKIGMTFSGGLIDYILFGLINPQTNAWIVIPVGLVFAVIYYFGFRFAIRKFNLMTPGREAVDEDEEEGGAKGQAGDLPYEVLDAMGGKENIAHLDACITRLRVSVNDINNVDKDRLKKLGAAGVLEVGNNIQAIFGPRSETIKGQMRDIINGKRPRPVETNQATEVEQQIEEVNPEALQTHHDADANADVFVSPIKGEILPITEVPDQVFSGKMMGDGFAIVPAEGTVVSPVDGKIVNLFPTKHAIGILSDSGREILIHVGIDTVNLKGQGFETLVSENDTVTKGQPLLKVDLDYIKENATSIITPIVFTNLAEGESIVINKKGNVDVKDENIISFSK, from the coding sequence ATGTTTAAGAAAGCTTTTGGTGTTCTTCAAAAAGTAGGTAAAGCGCTCATGCTTCCAGTTGCATTGCTTCCAGCAGCAGGTATTCTGCTTGCTCTTGGTGCTGCGCTTAGAAACCCTGCTTTGCTGGAGCTTGCTCCATTTTTAGATAACAGCGGCGTCGATATGGTAGCTGCAGTCATGCAGAAAGCCGGTGACGTTGTCTTCGGAAACCTGCCGCTCTTGTTCGCGGTCGGTGTAGCTGTTGGTTTGGCTGGTGGTGAAGGTGTTGCCGGTCTAGCGGCGATTATCGGTTACCTGATCATGAATGTGACAATGGGTACTGTTCTTCAAATCACGCCAGAGGATGTTAACGGTCTTAACTACCAGAACATTCTCGGTATTCCAACCCTGCAAACGGGTGTATTCGGCGGTATTATCGTAGGTATAATTGCCGCTGCACTTTACAACAAGTTCTTTGAAATTGAGTTGCCATCTTATCTTGGTTTCTTTGCTGGTAAGCGTTTTGTGCCGATCATCACAGCAGGAACTGCAATTTTGCTTGGTCTGGCAATGCTTGTCATCTGGCCGCCAATTCAAAATGGCCTGAATGCATTCTCGCAAAACATGGTTCACGCTAACTTGACACTATCAGCATTTATCTTTGGAGTAGTTGAACGTTCCTTGATTCCATTCGGCTTGCACCATATTTTTTATTCACCATTCTGGTATGAATTTGGTCAGTATACTACTTTGGCTGGCGATGTTGTCCGTGGTGACCAGCGTATATTCATGGCGCAGATTGCGGATAACGTACAAGACCTGACTTCTGGTACGTTCATGACTGGTAAATTCCCATTCATGATGTTTGGTCTTCCTGCAGCAGCATTGGCAATTTATCACGAAGCACGTCCGGAAAGAAAAGTAGTAGTCGGCGGCTTGATGGTATCTGCTGCTTTGACTTCATTCTTAACAGGGATCACAGAACCACTTGAGTTCTCATTCTTGTTCGTAGCACCAGTACTATTTGGAGTACACGCAATCTTTGCAGGTCTATCTTTCATGACTATGCACCTTTTAGATGTAAAAATCGGTATGACTTTCTCGGGTGGTCTAATTGACTACATCCTGTTCGGTCTGATCAATCCGCAGACAAATGCATGGATTGTCATTCCGGTTGGTTTAGTTTTTGCAGTAATTTACTACTTTGGTTTCCGATTCGCAATCCGCAAGTTTAACCTGATGACTCCTGGCCGCGAAGCAGTGGATGAGGATGAAGAAGAAGGCGGAGCAAAAGGACAAGCTGGAGACCTTCCATATGAAGTACTTGACGCAATGGGCGGCAAAGAAAACATCGCCCACCTTGATGCATGTATCACTCGACTTCGTGTATCTGTAAATGACATTAACAACGTCGATAAAGATCGCCTGAAAAAGCTGGGTGCTGCCGGAGTGCTTGAAGTCGGCAACAACATCCAGGCAATCTTCGGGCCGCGTTCTGAGACAATTAAAGGTCAAATGAGAGATATCATAAACGGTAAAAGACCTCGTCCGGTGGAAACGAACCAGGCAACAGAGGTTGAACAACAAATAGAAGAAGTAAATCCAGAAGCACTGCAAACGCACCATGATGCAGATGCTAATGCAGATGTATTCGTTTCTCCTATTAAAGGTGAAATCCTGCCAATTACAGAAGTACCTGACCAAGTGTTCTCAGGCAAGATGATGGGCGACGGTTTTGCTATCGTGCCTGCTGAAGGAACAGTTGTATCACCGGTAGACGGTAAGATCGTTAACCTGTTCCCGACAAAGCATGCGATTGGAATTCTGTCAGACTCTGGACGGGAAATTCTCATTCATGTTGGTATCGATACAGTGAATTTGAAGGGACAAGGATTCGAAACACTTGTTTCTGAAAATGACACAGTGACAAAAGGACAGCCGTTATTGAAGGTTGATCTTGATTACATCAAGGAAAACGCAACTTCAATTATCACTCCGATTGTATTTACAAACCTTGCAGAAGGCGAAAGCATTGTCATTAATAAGAAGGGCAATGTAGATGTGAAAGACGAGAATATCATTTCGTTTTCTAAATAA
- the purC gene encoding phosphoribosylaminoimidazolesuccinocarboxamide synthase — MEELLYEGKAKRIYATDDERVVRVQYKDSATAYNGEKKAEIVGKGRLNNEITSLLFSKLSEAGIQSHFIDKISANEQLVKRVSIIPLEVVVRNFAAGSFSKRLGVEEGKKLSRSIVEFYLKDDSLGDPLITDEHVDVLDLATEEEVAELKEAALKINDVLGGFFAEIGVTLIDFKLEFGKDSDGNILLADEISPDTCRLWDMDTQQKLDKDVFRRDLGNLTDAYKTILTRLGGQLHV, encoded by the coding sequence ATGGAAGAGCTGTTATACGAAGGGAAAGCGAAACGGATTTACGCAACGGATGACGAACGGGTTGTAAGGGTTCAATACAAGGATTCGGCGACGGCGTACAACGGTGAGAAGAAAGCAGAGATTGTCGGCAAAGGAAGATTGAATAACGAGATTACAAGTCTATTATTCTCAAAGCTTAGCGAAGCGGGGATCCAGTCCCATTTTATCGACAAAATTTCTGCCAATGAGCAGCTGGTGAAGCGGGTTTCCATCATTCCGCTTGAGGTCGTTGTGAGGAACTTTGCTGCAGGCAGCTTTTCAAAACGGCTCGGCGTTGAGGAAGGCAAGAAGCTTTCGAGGTCAATCGTTGAGTTTTATCTAAAGGACGATTCACTAGGCGATCCGCTGATCACTGATGAACATGTCGATGTGCTGGATCTGGCGACAGAAGAAGAAGTCGCTGAGCTGAAGGAAGCGGCTTTGAAAATAAATGATGTTCTTGGCGGATTTTTCGCGGAGATTGGTGTTACTTTAATCGATTTCAAGCTTGAGTTCGGCAAGGATTCTGACGGTAATATCCTGCTGGCGGATGAGATTTCGCCGGATACGTGCCGTCTTTGGGACATGGATACGCAGCAGAAGCTTGACAAGGACGTGTTCCGCCGCGATTTAGGGAACCTGACAGATGCTTACAAAACCATTTTAACGAGATTGGGAGGACAATTGCATGTATAA
- a CDS encoding DUF2179 domain-containing protein, translating to MLENSFVMVAIILIINIVYVSFFTIRMILTLKGQRYLAAGLSTIEVVIYVVGLGLVLENLNEIQNLVAYAVGYGIGVIVGMKIEEKLALGYITINVITKEYDVDLPKALRALGYGVTDWAAHGLEGDRMAMQILTPRKYELKLYEKIKELDPKAFIIAYEPKSIHGGFWVKSVRKGKLFS from the coding sequence ATGCTGGAGAATAGTTTTGTCATGGTGGCCATCATCTTAATCATCAATATTGTGTATGTGTCTTTTTTTACAATCAGGATGATCTTGACGTTGAAGGGACAGCGTTACCTGGCTGCTGGGCTTAGCACGATTGAGGTTGTGATTTATGTTGTTGGGCTAGGCCTGGTGCTTGAGAATTTAAATGAGATACAGAACTTGGTTGCATATGCTGTCGGTTATGGAATAGGTGTCATTGTCGGGATGAAAATTGAAGAGAAGCTGGCACTTGGCTATATTACGATCAATGTGATTACGAAAGAATATGATGTGGATTTGCCGAAGGCATTGCGTGCTCTAGGTTATGGTGTGACGGATTGGGCCGCACATGGGCTTGAGGGCGACCGGATGGCGATGCAGATTTTAACCCCGCGAAAATATGAATTGAAGCTGTATGAGAAGATCAAGGAGTTGGATCCGAAGGCATTCATCATCGCGTATGAACCTAAGTCGATCCATGGCGGATTCTGGGTAAAATCAGTACGGAAAGGGAAGCTGTTTTCATGA
- the purE gene encoding 5-(carboxyamino)imidazole ribonucleotide mutase encodes MTVAVIMGSKSDWDTMKHACDILDQLEVSYIKKVVSAHRTPDLMFEFAEKAKDDGIKVIIAGAGGAAHLPGMVAAKTTIPVIGVPVQSRALNGLDSLLSIVQMPGGVPVATVAIGKAGATNAGLLAAQILGAFDSEVAERLEVLREKTKMSVMESSDELV; translated from the coding sequence ATGACGGTTGCAGTCATAATGGGGAGCAAATCTGATTGGGATACGATGAAGCATGCATGTGACATACTTGATCAGCTGGAAGTTTCATATATAAAAAAGGTTGTGTCAGCCCACCGAACACCGGACTTAATGTTTGAGTTTGCTGAAAAGGCAAAGGATGATGGTATAAAGGTTATTATCGCAGGAGCCGGGGGAGCCGCACATTTGCCTGGGATGGTTGCAGCGAAGACGACAATTCCGGTCATCGGGGTACCGGTGCAGTCGAGGGCGCTCAACGGTTTGGATTCACTACTATCGATTGTCCAGATGCCTGGCGGCGTGCCGGTTGCAACGGTCGCGATCGGGAAAGCAGGGGCAACGAATGCAGGTCTTCTTGCTGCACAGATTCTTGGGGCATTTGACAGTGAAGTTGCCGAGAGATTGGAAGTGTTGCGAGAAAAAACAAAAATGTCAGTGATGGAAAGCAGTGATGAGCTTGTCTAA
- the purK gene encoding 5-(carboxyamino)imidazole ribonucleotide synthase: MSLSKLILPGKTIGIIGGGQLGKMMALSAKAMGFRVVVLDPTEDCPCGQVADEQIIGGYDDLKKIKQLSEQSDVVTYEFENIDADALTWLNKHAYVPQGTELLRVTQDRIEEKRNIEAAGVSVAPYAVVTKVEDVRAGIEKLGLPAVLKTARGGYDGKGQLVLRSVDDIDLAETLVSQGACVLEKWIRFEKEISVIITMGTNGETSVFPVAENVHKENILHQTIVPARISMKAEAKAIEAAKQIASALGLVGTLAVEMFLAENDELYINELAPRPHNSGHYSIEACETSQFEQHIRAVCGWPLGSTNLLKPAVMVNILGEHQQPLLDKIAYLQDWKIHLYGKKEAKYKRKMGHVTLLRETVEIALDEAERSGIWEGAAEMIGGQKK, from the coding sequence ATGAGCTTGTCTAAATTGATTTTACCAGGAAAGACCATCGGAATCATTGGCGGCGGGCAGCTTGGCAAGATGATGGCGCTGTCGGCAAAAGCGATGGGGTTCAGGGTGGTCGTGCTTGACCCGACCGAAGATTGCCCATGTGGTCAGGTGGCTGATGAGCAGATTATCGGCGGTTACGATGACCTGAAAAAAATAAAGCAGCTATCTGAACAGAGTGATGTAGTTACTTATGAGTTTGAGAATATTGATGCAGATGCCCTTACATGGCTGAATAAACATGCCTATGTGCCGCAGGGGACGGAATTACTGCGGGTAACTCAGGACAGGATAGAAGAGAAGCGTAACATCGAAGCAGCGGGTGTTAGCGTGGCTCCTTACGCGGTTGTGACAAAGGTTGAGGATGTCAGGGCAGGAATTGAAAAGCTGGGTTTGCCTGCTGTCCTGAAAACTGCCAGGGGCGGTTATGATGGTAAGGGTCAGTTGGTTCTACGGTCTGTTGATGATATCGATTTAGCAGAAACTTTAGTCAGCCAGGGTGCATGTGTGTTGGAAAAGTGGATTCGGTTTGAAAAGGAAATTTCGGTAATCATCACTATGGGTACTAATGGTGAAACGAGCGTATTCCCAGTGGCTGAGAATGTTCATAAGGAAAACATTCTGCATCAGACAATTGTTCCGGCAAGAATTAGCATGAAGGCTGAAGCAAAGGCTATAGAAGCAGCGAAACAAATTGCGTCAGCATTAGGTTTGGTGGGAACGCTCGCAGTTGAGATGTTTTTGGCTGAAAATGATGAGCTTTACATAAATGAACTGGCGCCGCGGCCGCATAACTCGGGTCATTACAGTATCGAGGCATGTGAGACATCACAGTTCGAGCAGCATATCAGGGCAGTTTGCGGCTGGCCTTTAGGAAGCACGAATTTGCTGAAGCCGGCTGTGATGGTAAATATTCTTGGTGAACACCAGCAGCCATTGCTGGATAAAATCGCATACTTGCAGGATTGGAAAATCCACTTATACGGCAAAAAGGAAGCTAAATATAAACGGAAAATGGGGCATGTGACCCTTTTACGAGAGACAGTAGAAATCGCGCTTGATGAAGCTGAGAGAAGCGGAATCTGGGAAGGCGCAGCAGAAATGATCGGAGGACAAAAGAAATGA
- the purB gene encoding adenylosuccinate lyase has product MIDRYTRPEMGAIWTEENRFKAWLEVEILACEAWAELGEIPKEDVKKLRENASFDIERIKEIEEETRHDVVAFTRAVSETLGEERKWVHYGLTSTDVVDTALSYVLKQANEILLKDLENFVEILTNKAKEHKYTVMMGRTHGVHAEPTTFGLKLALWLEEMKRNLERFKMASRDVEFGKISGAVGTYANIDPFVESYVCEKLGLQPAPISTQTLQRDRHAYYMSSLALIATSIEKFAVEIRGLQKSETREVEEFFAKGQKGSSAMPHKRNPIGSENMTGMARVIRGYMTTAYENVPLWHERDISHSSAERIILPDATIALNYMLNRFGNIIKNLTVYPENMKRNMDRTLGLIYSQRVLLALIDKGMSREEAYDTVQPRAMEAWEKQVQFRSLIEQDEKIAGLLSEAEIDDCFDYNYHIKHVDMIFERLGL; this is encoded by the coding sequence ATGATAGATCGTTATACAAGACCGGAAATGGGAGCAATCTGGACGGAGGAAAACCGCTTTAAGGCTTGGCTTGAGGTTGAAATCCTCGCTTGTGAAGCATGGGCTGAGCTTGGGGAGATCCCTAAGGAAGACGTAAAGAAACTGCGTGAGAATGCATCTTTTGATATTGAACGGATCAAGGAAATCGAAGAAGAGACTCGCCATGATGTGGTTGCTTTTACAAGAGCAGTGTCAGAAACACTTGGAGAAGAGCGCAAATGGGTCCATTATGGTCTGACTTCGACTGATGTTGTCGATACGGCGCTATCCTATGTGCTAAAGCAGGCGAATGAGATTTTGCTGAAGGATCTTGAGAACTTTGTTGAGATCCTGACTAATAAGGCGAAAGAACATAAATACACAGTCATGATGGGTCGCACGCACGGTGTTCATGCTGAGCCTACTACCTTCGGCTTGAAGCTGGCACTCTGGCTGGAGGAAATGAAGCGCAACCTTGAGCGTTTCAAAATGGCTTCCCGTGACGTGGAGTTCGGCAAGATTTCCGGTGCTGTCGGTACTTATGCGAATATCGATCCATTCGTTGAATCATATGTTTGTGAAAAATTAGGGCTGCAGCCGGCACCGATTTCTACACAGACTTTGCAGCGTGACCGTCATGCATATTACATGTCGTCGCTTGCATTGATTGCGACTTCTATTGAAAAGTTCGCGGTAGAGATCCGCGGTTTGCAAAAGAGCGAAACTCGTGAGGTTGAGGAGTTTTTTGCAAAGGGCCAAAAGGGTTCATCGGCGATGCCGCATAAGCGCAACCCGATTGGTTCTGAAAACATGACTGGGATGGCGAGGGTAATCCGTGGCTATATGACAACTGCCTATGAGAATGTGCCGTTATGGCATGAACGCGATATCTCGCATTCCTCTGCAGAGAGAATTATTTTACCAGACGCGACAATCGCATTGAATTATATGCTGAACCGCTTTGGCAATATCATCAAGAACTTGACGGTCTACCCAGAGAACATGAAGCGCAATATGGACCGGACACTGGGCTTGATCTACTCTCAGCGTGTGCTGCTTGCATTGATCGACAAAGGCATGTCCCGTGAGGAAGCGTATGACACTGTCCAGCCACGGGCGATGGAAGCGTGGGAAAAGCAGGTGCAGTTCCGCAGTCTGATCGAACAGGATGAAAAGATTGCCGGACTGCTGAGTGAAGCGGAAATCGATGACTGCTTCGATTACAACTACCATATCAAGCATGTTGATATGATTTTCGAAAGACTTGGACTTTAA
- the purS gene encoding phosphoribosylformylglycinamidine synthase subunit PurS yields MYKVKVYVTLRESVLDPQGTAVKNSLATHGYEGIQEVRIGKYMELTLDESVKDVDSAVKEMCERLLANPVIEDYRYEVEEVVAQ; encoded by the coding sequence ATGTATAAAGTAAAGGTGTATGTCACGTTAAGGGAAAGTGTTTTGGATCCACAGGGTACGGCTGTTAAAAATTCGCTTGCGACACATGGTTATGAAGGCATCCAGGAGGTTCGCATCGGTAAATACATGGAGCTGACTTTGGATGAGTCGGTGAAGGATGTTGATTCAGCGGTCAAGGAAATGTGCGAGCGTCTGCTGGCAAATCCGGTGATCGAGGACTACAGGTATGAAGTCGAGGAGGTTGTTGCACAGTGA
- the purQ gene encoding phosphoribosylformylglycinamidine synthase subunit PurQ: protein MKFAVIVFPGSNCDIDMYHAVKDELGEEAEYVWHDAESLEDYDAVLLPGGFSYGDYLRSGAIAQFSNVMKEVVKAANAGKPVLGVCNGFQILLEAGLLPGAMRRNDSLKFICKQVELKVENNETMFSAGYDQGEVITIPVAHGEGNYYCDETTLAALKANNQIVFTYEGENPNGSLENIAGIINEEGNVLGMMPHPERAVDELLGGADGLKLFKSIVKQWREANAVNA from the coding sequence GTGAAATTTGCGGTGATCGTTTTTCCGGGTTCGAACTGTGACATCGACATGTACCACGCGGTAAAAGATGAGCTTGGCGAAGAGGCGGAGTATGTATGGCATGACGCTGAAAGTCTAGAAGACTATGACGCCGTGCTTTTACCAGGCGGATTTTCTTATGGAGATTACTTGCGTTCTGGTGCGATCGCGCAGTTCAGCAATGTCATGAAGGAAGTCGTGAAGGCGGCTAACGCAGGCAAGCCAGTACTTGGTGTCTGCAATGGATTTCAGATTTTGCTGGAGGCGGGTCTCCTTCCAGGAGCGATGCGTCGGAATGACAGCCTGAAGTTCATCTGTAAACAGGTTGAGCTGAAGGTGGAAAATAATGAAACGATGTTCTCGGCTGGATACGACCAGGGCGAGGTCATAACGATTCCGGTTGCACATGGGGAAGGCAACTATTATTGCGATGAAACGACGCTTGCCGCTCTTAAGGCAAATAATCAGATTGTATTCACATACGAAGGCGAGAATCCTAATGGAAGCCTTGAAAATATTGCGGGAATCATCAATGAGGAAGGAAATGTCCTTGGGATGATGCCACACCCAGAACGTGCAGTCGATGAGCTGCTTGGCGGCGCAGATGGACTGAAGCTTTTCAAATCGATCGTCAAACAATGGAGGGAAGCAAATGCGGTTAATGCTTGA
- a CDS encoding methyl-accepting chemotaxis protein codes for MKKRSGLRLNLGTKINLIVLSTVLILSVIIGVVVTKEVTKGIKAFAVEKAKGDLALGERYLNNKFPGEWEIRNGQLFKGEQLFNENYEVVDTIGADTGDTVTIFQGDTRIATNVMLEGKRAVGTKVSEEVADVVLKQGKAFYGEAEVAGNSYQTAYTPIKDQNGKAIGIFYVGASEKTIDNILTSFMIKFLIQVIIVVIVASIGIYWFTRNLKRRLEAISTALLNAGAGDFTTDVKDDSGDELGDLSKSYNKMKESLSTMVKEVLETSEQVAASSEELNAGAEQTSKATEQITEAIQQVAGGSDVQTQGIEESARALEELAKGVANIAETSSLIAESSMEAGDHAKKGGGYVQETASQMNMIHSSVNETGVLISSLNERSRQIGNISKMIIEIADQTNLLALNAAIEAARAGEHGKGFAVVAAEVRKLAEQSQSSSSQISDLIGHIQTDMEHSNDSMDRVKKEVLSGLGIVEDTQRSFQEILLSMENMSEQIEEMAATAEQMSASTEEVSATVNEVSIISKESSLHSQNVAASAEEQLASMEEITASANNLSTMAETLKDTVSRFKI; via the coding sequence ATGAAAAAGAGGTCTGGTTTGCGGTTGAATTTAGGGACAAAGATTAATTTGATTGTGTTAAGTACTGTTCTTATTCTTTCTGTAATAATTGGAGTGGTTGTGACAAAGGAAGTTACAAAGGGAATTAAAGCTTTTGCGGTGGAAAAGGCTAAGGGAGATTTGGCTTTAGGGGAGCGGTATTTAAACAACAAATTCCCTGGTGAGTGGGAAATTAGGAATGGACAATTATTTAAGGGGGAGCAACTTTTTAATGAAAATTATGAGGTAGTGGATACTATTGGGGCCGATACAGGTGATACAGTCACCATTTTTCAAGGAGATACCCGGATAGCCACAAACGTCATGCTTGAAGGAAAGCGTGCTGTTGGTACGAAGGTGTCTGAAGAGGTTGCAGATGTGGTTTTAAAGCAAGGGAAAGCATTTTATGGGGAAGCTGAGGTTGCTGGGAATTCCTATCAAACTGCGTATACACCTATAAAGGATCAGAATGGTAAGGCAATAGGGATTTTTTATGTTGGAGCTTCGGAAAAGACAATTGATAATATCTTAACTTCTTTTATGATAAAGTTTTTGATTCAAGTCATAATAGTCGTCATAGTAGCCTCTATAGGGATCTATTGGTTTACGCGTAATTTGAAGAGAAGACTTGAGGCAATTTCTACTGCCCTGCTGAATGCAGGGGCTGGTGATTTTACCACGGATGTTAAAGACGACAGTGGCGATGAACTTGGCGATCTTTCAAAGAGTTATAACAAGATGAAGGAAAGCTTGAGTACAATGGTAAAAGAGGTTCTTGAAACCTCTGAACAAGTAGCTGCTTCTTCAGAAGAGCTGAATGCCGGGGCTGAACAGACAAGTAAGGCTACTGAGCAGATTACTGAGGCAATTCAGCAGGTAGCAGGAGGTTCTGATGTCCAAACACAAGGTATTGAGGAAAGTGCCAGGGCATTAGAGGAGCTGGCAAAGGGAGTGGCCAACATAGCTGAAACTTCCTCATTAATAGCTGAATCTAGTATGGAAGCTGGTGACCATGCGAAAAAAGGCGGGGGATATGTTCAAGAGACTGCGAGTCAGATGAATATGATCCATTCTTCTGTTAACGAGACAGGTGTATTAATTAGTTCATTAAATGAAAGGTCCAGGCAGATAGGAAACATTTCAAAAATGATTATCGAGATTGCGGATCAAACCAATTTGCTGGCTTTGAACGCAGCGATAGAAGCAGCAAGAGCTGGAGAACATGGGAAGGGGTTTGCCGTTGTTGCGGCAGAGGTCAGAAAGCTGGCTGAACAATCCCAAAGTTCCTCTTCTCAGATATCTGACTTAATCGGGCATATTCAAACGGATATGGAACACTCAAATGATTCTATGGATCGGGTGAAAAAAGAAGTGCTTAGCGGCTTGGGGATCGTAGAGGACACTCAAAGAAGTTTCCAGGAGATTCTTTTATCTATGGAAAATATGAGTGAGCAAATTGAAGAGATGGCAGCCACTGCGGAACAGATGTCTGCGAGCACTGAGGAAGTATCCGCAACAGTAAATGAAGTCTCGATTATATCAAAGGAATCTTCATTGCATAGCCAAAATGTAGCGGCTTCTGCGGAGGAACAATTAGCTTCAATGGAGGAAATAACGGCTTCGGCCAATAATCTCTCGACAATGGCTGAAACTTTAAAGGATACGGTCAGCCGATTTAAAATATGA
- a CDS encoding NETI motif-containing protein, protein MSKGKKKQMYEVGEHESIDECLNRMKKDGYAPVRRMEKPIFKEVEKDGSVEYEPAGRQIIFEAKLIES, encoded by the coding sequence ATGAGCAAGGGCAAAAAGAAGCAAATGTATGAAGTCGGTGAACATGAATCAATCGATGAATGTCTTAATAGAATGAAGAAGGATGGATATGCGCCTGTTCGCAGGATGGAAAAGCCGATTTTTAAAGAGGTAGAAAAGGATGGCAGTGTTGAATATGAACCTGCTGGCAGGCAGATTATTTTTGAAGCAAAGTTAATTGAGAGCTGA